A window of Rhodospirillaceae bacterium contains these coding sequences:
- a CDS encoding hydantoinase produces MRRVSVDIGGTFTDCFLVWDGEYIEAKALTTHENLALGFMEALEKAYTRLGLDLDTVLSKVDSVRYATTLGTNALIQRKGPKVGLLVTAGFESTVPLSRGRGYGEGLDFLHQADLANAQRPEPLVPVPMIAGVRERIDYKGKIVFPLDETDLRHQIRRLVDRGAQAFVVAFINSVVNSEHERRAQEILLEEYPSHMLGSMPVILSHLVAGRKGEYVRTSSCIMDAFLHEEMYFGLSSLEMSLREHGYMKPMLVIHNSGGMAQLNSTDALQTIHSGPVAGIAASEHLAEEMDLGDIVCTDMGGTSFDIGIVVRGGIKHYDFNPVIDRWLVSVPMVHLVTLGAGGGSVARYERMYNTVQVGPKSAGSDPGPACYDRGGMDPTVTDADLVLGYLDADNYAGGSIKLNRKRSEFAIREALCEPLGISVIEAAKLIKQRVDNNMVNGMAQELRARGYDPRRFTMLAYGGNGPLHSCGIASMLGIDKILAPPFTAVFSAVGAGNMHQMHIHERSLFMNIYNSNTRHLFDDYDAFNRTVEELEVLGRQDLLRQEMKREDIHHRLELDMRYGNQLVTTTVVANVSRLNNIEDVMSIINQFSADYGKRFGEGSQAPEAGIRINTVRVSSFVELDTVHFKHVRFEEADRKKIAAPKPVARRECHFPGHASGLETAIYKAEQFEPGMVIEAPAVVIAPTTTYLVEPGWRLTASEQGAIWLTRVK; encoded by the coding sequence ATGCGTAGGGTTTCTGTCGACATCGGGGGAACGTTTACGGACTGCTTTCTTGTCTGGGACGGCGAATACATTGAAGCAAAGGCGCTGACGACCCATGAAAATCTGGCGCTTGGCTTCATGGAGGCGCTGGAGAAGGCCTATACGCGCCTTGGGCTTGATCTGGACACGGTGCTGTCCAAGGTTGATTCCGTTCGTTACGCGACGACCCTTGGCACGAACGCCCTGATCCAGCGCAAGGGGCCGAAAGTGGGCCTGCTGGTGACCGCCGGTTTTGAAAGCACGGTGCCGTTGAGCCGCGGTCGCGGCTATGGGGAAGGGCTTGATTTTCTACACCAGGCCGATTTGGCGAACGCCCAACGGCCGGAGCCCCTGGTGCCGGTGCCGATGATCGCCGGTGTGCGTGAGCGCATCGACTACAAGGGAAAAATTGTCTTTCCCCTGGACGAGACGGACCTTCGCCATCAGATACGCCGGCTTGTGGACCGTGGCGCACAGGCCTTCGTCGTTGCCTTCATCAATTCCGTCGTCAATTCGGAGCACGAGCGTCGGGCGCAGGAAATCCTGCTTGAGGAATATCCCTCGCACATGCTGGGGTCGATGCCGGTTATCCTCTCCCACCTGGTTGCGGGACGGAAAGGCGAATATGTGCGTACGTCTTCCTGCATTATGGATGCTTTCCTTCACGAGGAAATGTATTTCGGGCTGAGTTCGCTTGAGATGAGCCTGCGCGAGCACGGCTATATGAAGCCGATGCTTGTGATCCATAATTCCGGCGGCATGGCGCAGTTGAATTCGACCGATGCGCTTCAGACAATTCATTCCGGCCCGGTTGCCGGCATCGCCGCTTCCGAGCATCTGGCCGAGGAAATGGACCTGGGCGACATTGTCTGCACGGACATGGGCGGGACCAGTTTCGATATCGGGATCGTCGTTCGTGGTGGCATCAAGCATTATGACTTCAATCCGGTGATCGACCGCTGGCTGGTCAGTGTGCCGATGGTGCATCTTGTAACCTTGGGGGCAGGGGGTGGTTCCGTTGCTCGTTATGAGCGGATGTACAACACCGTGCAGGTGGGGCCGAAAAGCGCGGGTTCGGACCCGGGGCCTGCCTGCTACGACCGTGGTGGCATGGACCCGACCGTGACGGACGCCGATCTGGTGCTCGGCTATCTGGATGCGGACAATTATGCCGGTGGCAGCATCAAGTTGAACCGCAAGCGTTCGGAATTTGCTATTCGCGAAGCCTTGTGCGAGCCGCTGGGCATTTCCGTCATTGAGGCCGCAAAACTTATCAAGCAGCGCGTCGATAACAACATGGTCAACGGCATGGCCCAGGAGCTTCGCGCGCGCGGGTACGACCCGCGTCGGTTCACGATGCTGGCCTATGGCGGCAATGGACCGCTTCACAGCTGTGGCATTGCCAGCATGCTGGGGATCGACAAGATTCTAGCACCACCCTTTACGGCTGTTTTTTCGGCTGTCGGGGCCGGCAACATGCACCAGATGCATATTCACGAACGTTCCCTTTTCATGAATATCTACAACTCGAACACGCGCCACCTGTTCGACGATTACGATGCCTTTAACCGCACCGTCGAAGAGCTGGAAGTGCTTGGTAGGCAGGATCTTCTACGTCAGGAAATGAAGCGCGAGGACATTCATCACCGGCTTGAGCTGGACATGCGTTATGGCAATCAGCTTGTTACGACGACCGTGGTGGCGAACGTCTCGCGTTTGAATAACATTGAAGACGTGATGTCGATCATCAATCAGTTTTCGGCCGATTACGGAAAACGGTTTGGCGAGGGCAGTCAGGCGCCGGAGGCGGGCATTCGTATCAACACCGTGCGCGTGTCTTCCTTTGTCGAACTGGATACCGTGCATTTCAAACATGTTCGTTTCGAAGAAGCGGACAGGAAAAAAATAGCGGCGCCGAAACCGGTTGCGCGGCGGGAATGCCATTTCCCGGGCCATGCGAGTGGGCTGGAAACGGCGATTTATAAGGCAGAGCAGTTTGAACCGGGGATGGTGATCGAGGCCCCGGCCGTCGTGATCGCGCCGACGACGACATATCTTGTCGAACCCGGCTGGCGTCTGACGGCAAGCGAGCAGGGTGCCATCTGGCTTACCCGGGTGAAATAG
- a CDS encoding acetone carboxylase subunit gamma, with amino-acid sequence MIIPMTEYLAIDLETEKWLCRRCDHVIGSARKNYKEGLLVYDRNPREIHRPILDEKHYEFTYAPDPKWVRILEYYCPSCGVMMEAEYTPPGHPPIHDMEFDIDALKAQWKARPKGAAPNLGPDTSPRDEGHHGHGAEK; translated from the coding sequence ATGATAATTCCAATGACGGAATATTTGGCGATTGATCTGGAAACCGAAAAATGGCTTTGCCGACGCTGCGATCACGTCATCGGGTCGGCGCGCAAGAATTACAAGGAAGGGTTGCTGGTTTACGATCGTAATCCTAGGGAAATTCACCGGCCGATCCTTGATGAGAAGCATTACGAATTTACCTACGCGCCGGATCCGAAATGGGTCCGGATTCTTGAATATTATTGCCCGAGTTGCGGTGTGATGATGGAGGCGGAATACACGCCTCCGGGGCACCCGCCAATCCACGATATGGAATTCGACATTGACGCCTTGAAAGCGCAATGGAAGGCGCGTCCCAAGGGGGCGGCGCCGAATTTGGGTCCGGATACCTCGCCAAGGGATGAAGGGCATCACGGCCACGGCGCGGAGAAATAA
- a CDS encoding hydantoinase — MGLLINVDNGGTLTDVCVVDGPDVYHAKTLTTPYNLSKCFFEVLKEASKQIYGEARLDKLLNNAESIRYSTTQGTNAVVQKIGPRLGLILRKGKTAAFLRKTESEVQMFDVLVGDRLATLDCKLKGEDLEEMVVGEVNRLISKGANRVVVSFGGANMVRDETRIKRILLQRYPRHLLGAVPVLFSHELIDDGDDRRRTWTGLLNSFLHPAMERFLYNAENRLRDHRTKNPMLIFRNDGNSTRIAKTIALKSYGSGPRGGMEGACALMHHYGIKMGVTMDIGGTTTDIGLVEKGAIREKRRGKVEEIPVSFPLSDLVSIGVGGGSIFRAKGKTIAVGPESVGAAPGPACFGRGGQEATSTDAYLLMGILDPASYFGGGFCLDVDRARAVIDGKIADPLGKNLDAALLAMDRVYEEKIAKAIARYVKKPAATTLLAFGGAGPMNACGIAERVGIREVLIPRMASVFSAFGIGFSDIAHSYEVALSKVTNADLKAVSSNLMERAKRDMFSEGIDIARCKRAFALEYSLKGAEIRKPLANSPRLPKNMKGAKDVRLHLRLSKAVPHCDLKKAKGKKTFAAKRDGTRRILSASGIREDVPVYRLEKLRPMMTAEGPAILEEAFFTCRVKEGWTMDVNENHDVFLRRTGGRST, encoded by the coding sequence ATGGGGTTGCTCATCAATGTCGACAATGGCGGCACGCTAACGGATGTATGCGTTGTTGATGGGCCGGATGTCTACCACGCGAAAACGCTGACGACCCCTTACAATCTAAGCAAATGCTTTTTTGAAGTCCTGAAGGAAGCATCAAAACAAATCTACGGCGAAGCACGGCTTGATAAGCTTTTAAACAATGCTGAAAGCATTCGTTACTCAACGACCCAGGGTACGAACGCCGTTGTCCAAAAAATTGGCCCACGCCTTGGTCTGATCCTGCGCAAGGGAAAGACGGCCGCTTTTCTCCGCAAAACCGAATCCGAAGTTCAGATGTTCGACGTGCTTGTTGGCGACCGTCTGGCGACCCTTGATTGCAAGCTGAAAGGCGAGGATCTGGAGGAGATGGTTGTGGGCGAGGTCAATCGCCTTATCTCGAAGGGCGCGAACCGGGTGGTGGTCAGCTTTGGCGGGGCGAACATGGTCAGGGACGAGACGCGCATCAAGCGCATCCTCCTGCAACGCTATCCGCGTCACCTTCTTGGTGCCGTGCCCGTCCTTTTCTCCCACGAACTTATCGACGATGGGGACGACCGACGCCGGACCTGGACCGGGCTTCTGAACTCCTTTCTTCATCCGGCGATGGAACGCTTTCTCTACAACGCAGAGAACCGGCTTCGCGACCATCGAACGAAGAATCCGATGTTAATTTTCCGCAACGACGGAAACTCGACTCGAATTGCAAAAACCATTGCGCTGAAAAGTTATGGTTCCGGGCCCCGTGGCGGTATGGAGGGTGCATGCGCCCTTATGCATCATTACGGAATTAAAATGGGCGTCACGATGGACATCGGTGGCACAACGACGGACATCGGCCTTGTTGAAAAGGGGGCTATTCGAGAAAAGCGTCGTGGCAAAGTCGAAGAAATCCCTGTTTCCTTTCCGTTGAGCGATCTCGTCAGCATTGGCGTTGGCGGCGGTTCGATTTTCCGCGCCAAGGGAAAAACCATCGCCGTCGGCCCGGAAAGCGTCGGCGCGGCACCCGGCCCGGCCTGCTTTGGCCGCGGCGGTCAGGAGGCAACCAGCACGGATGCCTATCTTCTGATGGGCATTCTGGACCCGGCCTCCTATTTTGGCGGCGGTTTTTGCCTGGACGTGGATCGTGCGCGCGCCGTTATCGATGGAAAAATAGCAGACCCCCTGGGCAAAAATCTGGATGCGGCCCTGCTAGCCATGGACCGCGTCTATGAGGAAAAGATCGCAAAGGCGATCGCGCGTTATGTGAAGAAGCCAGCCGCGACGACGTTGCTGGCATTTGGCGGTGCGGGCCCCATGAATGCCTGCGGCATTGCTGAGCGTGTCGGCATACGGGAAGTCCTGATCCCCCGGATGGCGTCGGTCTTCAGCGCCTTTGGCATTGGTTTTAGCGACATCGCGCATTCTTACGAAGTGGCTCTATCAAAAGTGACGAATGCCGATTTGAAGGCAGTTTCTTCGAACCTTATGGAACGTGCCAAGCGCGACATGTTTTCCGAGGGCATCGACATCGCGCGATGCAAACGCGCATTTGCGCTGGAATATTCCCTAAAGGGTGCGGAAATCCGAAAGCCGCTTGCCAATTCACCGCGTCTGCCAAAAAACATGAAGGGAGCGAAAGACGTACGTTTGCATCTACGCCTTTCAAAGGCGGTCCCCCATTGTGATTTGAAGAAGGCGAAAGGCAAGAAGACGTTTGCGGCAAAACGGGACGGTACCCGTCGAATTCTGTCCGCTTCGGGCATAAGAGAGGACGTCCCCGTCTATCGTCTGGAAAAATTACGTCCCATGATGACAGCGGAAGGACCCGCAATTTTAGAGGAAGCCTTTTTCACCTGTCGGGTGAAAGAGGGTTGGACCATGGATGTGAATGAAAACCACGACGTTTTTCTACGCCGCACAGGAGGTCGCTCAACATGA
- a CDS encoding acetone carboxylase subunit alpha, which translates to MNKQVKPDTPSREEELISEFLEKTTLFLGPDPEIMADHDISPRTAHEERAVNAVTDDALLAVVRDRMQVAANECYEMLEQMGAAPGAKWGDLISGIYTASGDLAITSTGGVLVFSALVHHPIKFICKYWTKDPTVGVREGDGFIHNDARYGNIHNTDQSMLLPIFHEGELIAWAGATVHEGENGAIEPGGMPSLAESPYDEGLKMSPFKVVENFQLKKDLVTFLQNSVREPKLQYEDMKVKLFCCRRIEQRIKEAIAEYGIEPVIAALRRNMEDPKEEVKKRIREWPDGTVRAISYADSTLRENLIVKINLEVRKEGEKLILDFRGSSPEFLNRANNTVVSSLKGMLAQLFLTFVWPDLPRNQAVFAPIDIIVDPRSTLNSSYEVPNAESMMTFFPAFSAAQLAVAKFLYSSPFKATRVIAPWYNMINTFIYGGTTQHGEMVGNLCADLNGMGGGARIDRDGENAIAPIFATMSDIGEQELNEEEVPFIQLVSKKLMRDNQGFGKFRGGMGYEMMAATRGSPFWGFMVCCIGSKMPNVQGLFGGYGCATYPLCKVKGTNTYEIMASDPEKFDFSIESVMNKRRFKGASYSTHHMGLQFELAQEGELYMITQGSGGGYGDVLERDPDLVIKDVEADYISDHTARKIYHVVYDSETLAIDVAATEKAREKERAARKKRGVPFKKFIKKWSKKEPPAHLPYYGCWGPDRSVIYGGSADVKMSADAIQPIMMPNPKDVRISELETQLAKLERKVQRAEAPKKAKRAKPKAKAKAKAKAKAKGKKPKGRWAK; encoded by the coding sequence ATGAACAAGCAAGTGAAACCGGATACGCCGTCACGCGAAGAGGAATTGATCTCGGAATTCCTTGAGAAGACGACGCTGTTTCTGGGTCCGGATCCGGAAATTATGGCGGATCACGATATTTCACCACGCACGGCCCATGAGGAACGCGCCGTGAACGCGGTTACGGACGACGCACTGCTGGCGGTTGTGCGCGACCGCATGCAGGTCGCGGCGAACGAATGCTATGAAATGCTTGAACAGATGGGGGCGGCCCCGGGCGCAAAATGGGGCGACCTCATTAGCGGTATTTATACGGCAAGTGGCGATCTGGCCATTACCAGCACCGGCGGTGTCCTGGTTTTTTCCGCCCTGGTGCATCATCCGATCAAGTTCATCTGCAAATATTGGACAAAGGACCCGACGGTCGGCGTGCGTGAAGGGGATGGCTTCATCCACAACGATGCCCGCTATGGGAACATTCACAACACCGATCAAAGCATGCTTCTGCCCATCTTTCACGAGGGCGAATTGATCGCATGGGCCGGTGCGACTGTCCACGAAGGTGAGAATGGCGCGATTGAGCCTGGCGGCATGCCGTCGCTTGCCGAATCGCCCTATGACGAAGGGCTGAAGATGTCGCCTTTCAAGGTGGTCGAGAATTTTCAGCTAAAGAAAGACCTCGTCACCTTTCTGCAGAATTCCGTGCGCGAGCCGAAGCTGCAATACGAAGATATGAAAGTAAAACTTTTTTGCTGCCGCCGTATCGAACAGCGGATCAAGGAAGCGATTGCGGAATATGGGATCGAGCCGGTCATCGCGGCCTTGCGGCGCAACATGGAAGACCCAAAAGAAGAGGTCAAAAAACGAATTCGGGAATGGCCGGATGGAACGGTGCGGGCAATCTCTTATGCTGACAGCACGCTTCGCGAAAATCTGATCGTGAAGATCAACCTCGAAGTGCGGAAGGAAGGGGAAAAGTTGATTCTCGATTTCCGGGGGTCGAGCCCGGAATTCCTGAACCGCGCTAACAATACCGTGGTGTCTTCCTTGAAGGGCATGCTGGCGCAGCTGTTTCTGACATTTGTCTGGCCGGACCTGCCGCGAAACCAGGCGGTGTTTGCACCCATCGATATCATCGTCGATCCGCGATCGACATTGAACTCGTCTTACGAAGTGCCAAATGCCGAAAGCATGATGACCTTCTTTCCGGCGTTCTCCGCTGCGCAGCTGGCGGTGGCGAAATTTCTTTATAGTTCGCCCTTCAAGGCAACGCGGGTGATCGCGCCCTGGTACAACATGATCAACACCTTCATCTATGGCGGCACCACCCAGCATGGCGAGATGGTTGGCAATTTATGCGCGGATCTAAACGGCATGGGCGGTGGCGCACGCATTGACCGTGATGGCGAAAACGCCATTGCGCCCATCTTTGCGACGATGTCGGACATCGGCGAACAGGAACTGAATGAAGAAGAGGTGCCGTTTATTCAGTTGGTTTCGAAGAAGCTGATGCGCGACAATCAGGGTTTTGGAAAATTCCGGGGCGGCATGGGTTACGAGATGATGGCGGCGACGCGGGGCAGTCCCTTCTGGGGATTTATGGTCTGCTGCATCGGTTCAAAAATGCCGAATGTGCAAGGGCTGTTCGGAGGCTATGGCTGCGCGACCTATCCGCTTTGCAAGGTGAAAGGAACGAACACTTACGAGATCATGGCAAGCGATCCGGAAAAGTTCGACTTTTCCATCGAAAGCGTCATGAACAAGCGTCGCTTTAAGGGGGCCAGCTACAGCACTCATCACATGGGCTTGCAGTTCGAACTGGCGCAGGAAGGCGAACTTTACATGATTACCCAGGGGTCCGGGGGCGGTTACGGCGATGTGCTGGAGCGCGACCCCGACCTGGTCATCAAGGATGTCGAGGCGGATTATATTTCCGACCACACGGCGAGAAAAATCTACCACGTCGTTTATGACTCCGAGACGCTGGCGATCGACGTTGCGGCGACGGAGAAGGCGCGCGAAAAGGAACGCGCGGCGCGCAAGAAACGCGGTGTGCCCTTCAAAAAATTCATCAAAAAATGGTCGAAAAAAGAACCGCCTGCGCACCTGCCTTATTATGGCTGCTGGGGTCCGGACCGGAGCGTGATTTACGGCGGCTCGGCGGATGTGAAGATGTCTGCAGATGCAATACAGCCAATCATGATGCCGAACCCAAAGGACGTGCGTATTTCCGAGCTGGAAACGCAACTCGCCAAACTTGAGCGCAAGGTGCAGCGCGCGGAAGCGCCGAAAAAGGCCAAACGGGCCAAGCCAAAAGCCAAGGCGAAAGCCAAGGCAAAGGCAAAGGCAAAGGGGAAGAAGCCGAAAGGAAGATGGGCAAAGTGA